A region from the Benincasa hispida cultivar B227 chromosome 10, ASM972705v1, whole genome shotgun sequence genome encodes:
- the LOC120087672 gene encoding glycosyl hydrolase 5 family protein-like — translation MGRNLQTIVFLVLVFEFLFFSAYSLPLSTKGRWIVDSKTGHRVKFVCANWPSHTQSMLAEGLNHRPLKELADEAIKLRFNCVRLTYATHMFTRYANRTIEENFDLLDLKQAKAGLAQHNPFLLNKTIVEAYEAVVDVLGASGLMVIADNHISQPRWCCSLDDGNGFFGNRNFDPQEWLQGLRLVAKRFVNKSTVVAMSLRNEIRGTMENANDWNNYVTQGVTTIHNINPEVLVIVSGLNYDNDLRCLKEKPLNVNTLDNKLVFEVHLYSFSGDSESKFVTQPLNDICATIMNGFVDHAGFVIEGSNPFPLFVSEYGYDQREVNEAENRFMSCFTAHLAQKDLDWALWTWQGSYYYREGQAEPAETFGVLDSNWTQIKNPNFPKKFQLLQTMLQDPNSNASTSYVMYHPQSGQCVQALDDNKGMFLNNCSTPSRWSHNGDGSPIRLRSTGLCLKANGEGLGASLSSDCLSQQSAWRAISNSKLHLATFAQDGKSLCLQLENSNSSKIVVNSCICTNGDPKCLQDTQSQWLTLVATNTL, via the exons ATGGGAAGAAATTTACAAACCATTGTCTTTTTGGTACTAGTCTTTGAGTTCTTATTTTTTTCAGCATATTCCTTGCCTTTGTCAACAAAAGGAAGATGGATTGTTGATTCGAAGACCGGGCATCGTGTCAAATTTGTTTGTGCAAATTGGCCTTCTCACACTCAAAGTATGCTAGCAGAAGGCCTTAACCATCGACCACTTAAAGAACTTGCAGATGAGGCAATCAAATTGAGGTTCAATTGTGTGCGTCTCACATATGCAACTCACATGTTCACTCGTTACGCTAATAGGACAATTGAAGAAAACTTTGACCTTCTTGATTTAAAACAAGCCAAAGCTGGATTGGCCCAACATAACCCTTTTCTATTGAATAAAACCATTGTTGAAGCTTATGAAGCTGTTGTTGATGTGCTTGGAGCAAGTGGATTAATGGTTATTGCTGACAACCATATTAGCCAACCAAGATGGTGCTGCTCTCTTGACGATGGTAATGGCTTCTTTGGAAATAGAAATTTTGATCCCCAAGAATGGTTACAAGGTCTTCGCTTAGTCGCTAAACGTTTTGTAAACAAATCAACG GTGGTAGCAATGAGCCTACGAAATGAGATACGAGGAACGATGGAAAATGCAAATGATTGGAATAACTATGTAACTCAAGGAGTAACAACAATCCACAACATAAATCCAGAAGTTTTAGTGATTGTTTCAGGTCTCAATTATGACAATGATCTTCGATGCTTAAAAGAAAAGCCCTTGAACGTTAACACCTTGGACAATAAGCTAGTTTTTGAAGTCCACTTATATTCTTTTAGTGGAGATTCTGAGAGCAAATTTGTAACACAACCATTAAACGATATTTGTGCAACCATCATGAATGGGTTTGTAGATCATGCTGGGTTCGTAATTGAAGGATCGAATCCATTTCCTTTGTTCGTTAGTGAATATGGATACGATCAAAGGGAGGTCAATGAAGCTGAAAATCGATTCATGAGTTGTTTTACCGCACATCTTGCTCAAAAAGACTTGGATTGGGCATTATGGACTTGGCAAGGCAGCTACTATTACAGGGAAGGTCAAGCAGAGCCTGCAGAAACTTTTGGAGTACTCGACTCTAATTGGACTCAAATTAAGAACCCTAACTTTCCTAAGAAGTTCCAACTATTACAGACAATGTTGCAAG ATCCAAATTCCAATGCTTCAACCTCATATGTTATGTATCATCCACAAAGTGGTCAATGTGTCCAAGCGTTAGATGACAACAAAGGAATGTTTTTGAACAATTGTTCTACCCCAAGTCGTTGGAGTCATAATGGTGATGGTTCCCCAATTAGGTTGAGATCCACCGGTTTGTGTTTGAAAGCCAATGGAGAAGGTCTTGGAGCATCCCTCTCAAGTGACTGTTTGAGCCAACAGAGTGCTTGGAGAGCCATTTCTAACTCTAAACTTCACCTGGCCACCTTCGCTCAAGATGGGAAGAGCCTTTGTTTACAACTTGAAAACTCCAACTCTTCAAAAATTGTGGTGAACTCCTGTATTTGCACCAATGGTGATCCTAAATGCCTCCAAGACACCCAAAGTCAATGGCTGACACTTGTTGCAACCAATACcttgtaa